AATCTAAAATTTGACAGCCTCAGAAGGCATTTTAAAAGGTTAgcaattatattttctttatgATCATTGCACTTCTTCTAGTTTTGTTCTTTCTCTATTTCCTACGAGGCCTATTGGGAGGATAGGAAGAAAATTGGCCATCAAAACTTTTGAACTACCTGAACTTTTGTATTCCTAGGGCTGTTTTCCTGATGCAAGTCATGGTGCATTTATAGTTTCATGTTGTAATTTTCTTGAGAGACACATGATCTTGTACTTTTCGGTAACTGAAATGGCAAATGCATGATACAACAAAGTAGTGGAGTTTccatcaaaaaggaaaaaagaaaaggcagtATTGGAGTTAATTCCTTTCATCTAGTAATATGGACTAGGAGATTTCCTTTTTCATTGTTTCCACAACATTCTGGATTGCAAAATTGTAATTTAGAAATAATTATGACCTTACCAGCAGAAGTTTTTATTTGAGATAATGCTCTTCTTGTAGGTGCTCTAAACAAAACaaagttttttttgttttaacctTTACTTCATTGCGGGTGTAGAGTTGAGTCagattcttatatattttcttttttcatgttTAACCTAGCTGTTCTAATTTGTATTGTGTCACAATTTTCTTCTAGCTTCGAAGCTGATGCAGATTTCCTTGCCTTCAACACCGCTTGAAGAAAGAGAAGCTGCTTATCAAGCTGCTCGCGAACGGATCTTTTCTCTGAATGACTGTGATGAAAAGGATGTCCTTGCTCCAAGGTCTAGGAAAGTCCCAATGGTTGCTCGACGGATGATTGCACATGCACTTGGCCAGAAGATTTGTTCTACTCCTTCCAATCAGAAAACATCCGCTCAGGAATTTGAGGAAAATGAATCTACTGAAGGACCAACCAATGATGAAGGAAATGAGGATCAATTAGACTCAACTCTAGAATACAGTAAAGAAGCAACAGCATTTCCTAACAGTAAGTTGGGTACATCTGGAAGGAAGATATATGATAAGCCTGCAACCAAAAGCGGTAATTACAATTCTATCACCTCTATCGAGATGAAGGGGCATGACAAAGCAGTTAGCAGTGGTTCAACTAACAGAAATTCAGTAGCAAATACAAGCAATGGAAGAGTGGCTGACATTGGAAATTTGGAGAAAGAACAGATAGGTGCTGCCAAGAGAATTTTTGCTCATGCATTGGGTATACCATCTTCTAAAGGAAATAACAGTCTTACAGTGAAATCAAAAGCAAACGGACCTTTCAGAAGAGATATCTAGTTAATAATAGTCACTAATGCATCAAACTTTGTTGTTGGTCGGTCATACGAGACATGGAAGAGAAGTTTGCTGTCAGCCTATTATACCTGTGCAAAACATGTTCTGAATTTTTAGATGGTGCAGTTCTGAAGTAACCTGTTGAAGATCATGTGAAGAGATGTGATGAAACAACCACTTGGTTTGGAAAATTGTCTGGATACAAAATTTCAGGTATTTACATTCTTGGAGCTGGAAAGGTGGATTCAAATGAAGAGGAGCTAGAAGACACCACATGAAACTCTACTTAATTATACAATGCCGTTGGGTCTTGATTTTCCATGCATATGAGTGCCTCAGCTAAACTTCGATGCCAAGTTCTCTCTTATGTTTATCCAAGCTTGGGCCTAGTTTCAAACTCTGAATAGGAGCAGAAGATGCGAAGCAAGCCTTGGAGGGATGAAAAAGGGTATAAAAGTAGGGTGTCAATTGTGAAATGACTATGGTCATTCTATTGTAGGAAGTTTCTAAaatatgtttactttagtatGTAAAACTATGATGCTAAAATTTCATCTAGTAGTTCACCGCTTGACAGTTTTCTGGAAAGTAATCCATATTTTACTGGCAGTTTTATTGGTTGACTGAATATAAAGTAATGATatgtctctctctcacacacacacagcaCACATCTAGCTTTTATAAAGTAATGGTAGCTAATCCTTCCCACCCTAGTTCATCGTTTCCTTGATCCAGTAAAACAATGCAAAAATCTCCATGAAACCCTAGAAATTTCAAGAAGGGGAATCAAGATCTCTGACAATTGAATTATATGGAATCAACAAACACAAAAGGATCGAAGAGGAAAGGATCAAAATTCGGAGAAAGAACTCACCGAACATTCCAGATTTCTCTTCCTCAACTAAGGGCTACGGTTTGagcaagaggagagagaagggctCAAGATTTGTATTTGAACTCGCCGCTTCAAAACGAAGAGCAGCTAAGAAGAAGATTAAAGGGAAATTGACCTTGTACCAAATTTTATGATGGGTCCAAGTCTGGACCAATGTGTGGCACGGGATCTATTGTGTGGTACCTATTGTACTTTGTAACGAAATTCTAGAAAAATTATTCTAGTAAATGCTACATGGACACCAAAGTCCCTTTATTCCAGTTGATGCCTTTTTTCCTATTTGTGGGGTGTCCGACAAGTGCAAATAAGCGTTAATCCCCTAACCAATAAATAAGCGTTGTATTCATTCATTGCATGATGTATATGAATCTGAAACCCAGCAAGTATTTTGAAATGCCttcatctttgtttttcttctcgaATAGTTCATTAGTTTTCACCATATGTTCGGCACTTTTGATGCAATATACAACTGCAAATTACCATTATAATGAAGAAATTCTCTCCCAAACAAATTTCTCAGGCACactaaaaaaagaaattcttttCAACATTATAGTGAAGAATTATAGTGAAGaaattcttcctcttcttcgactGATCTGGTCAAATCTGGCAAAGAAAtcattaaaaatcatttaagagcgGCAAAGAGAAACTCACGAGGAGCTAGAGCTTTGGCGTTCACCAATACTGAACTAGTTCAATCCTCTCGGTGTTCCATGGTGCTAGTCCGGGTGGGTGTCAAGCGGTGGAGGAATCCAACAAGCTGGGCGACCGGATGTCCTTCCTCAAGcaggggaggaggaggcgggtgcgAGAAGATGACCTCATGGACTAGGGCATCTGCGGATGGGAAGAGGATTTTAGATGTGAGACAGTTGCGTGCACAAACAAGaagttttttttccccctctttttCAGTTTGATATGCCTCCAAACCGGCTACAGCTCGCCAGAAAGTCCAACCAATTAAAACATGCTACGACGCCAATACATGGTGGATTGGGAGCGGCAATTGCACAGGCCCAAGCACCATACTCCCAAATTTGCATATCAGGAGCTCCCCATAGTTGGCCGCATCCTAATTGGAAGACCTAGTAATCATCGAGATCCTACTGATGTGACAGGCAGCATGTCATTCACGTGCAAAGCATCCACGCCCGATGTCCGAGCCCTACTGAAGTCAATCACTTCTGGTCAACCGACATGCCTTAATTCTATGGTGATAGTAGGGCTCCTCCATcaaaaaatatacaaaaataaggGGTAGAGGGGGTAGGAAAGAAGAATGCCCTAACAGACTGAGACAACCTCCTATTTTCTAATTATAATAGTGACTTAGGCATCAGACGGTCCCCCACCGAATATGTTTCGACGAGAGAATTTTTTTTGCTCTATGTTGTTTCAGGTCGGAGGGCTACCATTTAATAAGGATCTTGACTGTAGCAAACGAGCGCTGCTCGCCTCCTCCAGTTCTGACTAGAGCAGTCGACCGCCAAGCTTAATGTCATCGCGCTTCTCATCACGGTACTTAAGGCCAATCAGTTCTCAGCGGCATCatattggcgctagaggaagggccgagcACCCTAGGAGGTTTCGTCTCTCCCTCACTATGAAGTCTCGAAGGGCACAACCAACACCTTCTAATCCCCAATCGAACATGTTGGAGGAATCCAGCAGCTCTTTACAAAGCCCTCGGAGAGCTCCACTCCCGCCAGAGCCATAGACGGTTTCGATGGTGACCTCTGAACAATTTCAACCACTTCAACAGATCCAAGCATTGACTACTATGATCCAACACATGCAGCAATCAGTCGCTTCCCAGTGGCCACAGAGCAAGAGGTCCACAAGTAGG
This DNA window, taken from Phoenix dactylifera cultivar Barhee BC4 unplaced genomic scaffold, palm_55x_up_171113_PBpolish2nd_filt_p 000160F, whole genome shotgun sequence, encodes the following:
- the LOC103696367 gene encoding uncharacterized protein LOC103696367; translated protein: MAMTQFAMVEELASLIKDNLYSKHLVLSTEEALVNFLQDDTSPDGVLELQPTSPYNRLLLHRLADIYGFAHESVGEGEDRHLVLERCPDTAIPSILVSDILWQYDEYQSPASSHHILKRKETPASKLMQISLPSTPLEEREAAYQAARERIFSLNDCDEKDVLAPRSRKVPMVARRMIAHALGQKICSTPSNQKTSAQEFEENESTEGPTNDEGNEDQLDSTLEYSKEATAFPNSKLGTSGRKIYDKPATKSGNYNSITSIEMKGHDKAVSSGSTNRNSVANTSNGRVADIGNLEKEQIGAAKRIFAHALGIPSSKGNNSLTVKSKANGPFRRDI